One region of Anaeromyxobacter paludicola genomic DNA includes:
- a CDS encoding phenylacetate--CoA ligase family protein: MRTDPVEGAPGFHPASAPDYLPRAQLGDLQLRRLKAIVKRAYDRVPLLRERMTAHGLDPSAVQQLADLGKLPFTVKADLRDAYPFGLFASPMEEIVRLHASSGTTGKPIVVAYTAGDLEVWKSAMVRTLACCGLHAGDVVQNAFGYGLFTGGLGAHYGAEALGATVIPISGGNTERQLMVMKDFGVTALCCTPSYFLHLLERAREEKVDLGKLRAGVFGAEPWSDAMRRHIEAEGGIKAYDIYGLSEITGPGVASECAAQDGLHVFEDHFYPEIIDPETGAVLPDGAEGELVLTTLSKQAMPMIRYRTRDLTTLETAPCPCGRTIRRIRRIGRRSDDMFIVRGVNVFPSQIETAILAVEGVLPHYQIVLTRERGLDEVEVRIEVTPEAFGDTVSALEGLREALARSIEHVLGIRVKVHLVEPRSLARSEGKAKRVLDQRQI; the protein is encoded by the coding sequence GTGAGAACCGACCCCGTCGAGGGCGCCCCGGGCTTCCACCCGGCGAGCGCCCCGGACTACCTGCCCCGCGCCCAGCTCGGCGACCTGCAGCTCCGCCGGCTCAAGGCGATCGTGAAGCGCGCCTACGACCGCGTCCCCCTCTTGCGGGAGCGCATGACGGCGCACGGCCTCGACCCCTCCGCCGTGCAGCAGCTGGCGGACCTGGGGAAGCTCCCCTTCACGGTGAAGGCCGACCTGCGCGACGCCTACCCCTTCGGCCTGTTCGCGAGCCCGATGGAGGAGATCGTCCGGCTCCACGCCTCCTCGGGCACCACCGGCAAGCCCATCGTGGTGGCCTACACCGCCGGCGACCTCGAGGTCTGGAAGAGCGCCATGGTGCGCACGCTCGCCTGCTGCGGGCTGCACGCCGGCGACGTGGTGCAGAACGCCTTCGGCTACGGCCTCTTCACCGGCGGGCTGGGCGCGCACTACGGCGCCGAGGCGCTCGGCGCCACCGTGATCCCCATCTCGGGCGGCAACACCGAGCGGCAGCTCATGGTGATGAAGGACTTCGGCGTCACCGCGCTCTGCTGCACCCCGTCCTACTTCCTCCACCTGCTCGAGCGGGCCCGCGAGGAGAAGGTGGATCTCGGCAAGCTCCGCGCCGGCGTCTTCGGGGCCGAGCCCTGGAGCGACGCCATGCGCCGCCACATCGAGGCCGAGGGCGGGATCAAGGCCTACGACATCTACGGCCTCTCCGAGATCACCGGCCCCGGCGTGGCGAGCGAGTGCGCCGCCCAGGACGGCCTGCACGTCTTCGAGGACCACTTCTACCCGGAGATCATCGACCCGGAGACCGGCGCCGTGCTGCCCGACGGCGCCGAGGGCGAGCTCGTGCTCACCACGCTCTCCAAGCAGGCGATGCCGATGATCCGGTACCGGACGCGCGACCTCACCACCCTCGAGACCGCGCCGTGCCCCTGCGGCCGGACCATCCGCCGCATCCGCCGCATCGGCCGCCGCTCCGACGACATGTTCATCGTCCGCGGCGTGAACGTCTTCCCGTCGCAGATCGAGACCGCCATCCTGGCCGTCGAGGGCGTGCTGCCGCACTACCAGATCGTCCTCACCCGCGAGCGGGGGCTCGACGAGGTGGAGGTGCGGATCGAGGTCACGCCGGAGGCCTTCGGCGACACCGTCTCCGCGCTGGAGGGGCTGCGCGAGGCGCTCGCGCGCAGCATCGAGCACGTGCTCGGGATCCGGGTGAAGGTGCACCTCGTCGAGCCGCGCTCGCTGGCGCGCAGCGAGGGCAAGGCGAAGCGCGTGCTGGACCAGCGGCAGATCTGA
- a CDS encoding BamA/TamA family outer membrane protein, with product MLRGALAALAALLLPLLAAAQPSPQASPPAGGTEPSTRAFGWSPYEEETVAEALRLLRLSLDPAPEGKVVESIETVRLEVIEERDPAPRFLNLFHVVTRPGVVQRELLLRAGDRWRQPLADESQRNLEALPQLSLVLVVPAKGSAPDRVRMVVITKDVWSLRLNWDIAYTSGGVESLSVHPTETNLLGTHESLGLLLDWAPLSLAVGAQLQAPRLLGNRVSASAEGGLIFANGSGQREGSFGALSLSNPLWTSLTEWSWGASVSWLEEVTRLYQNAHLAAFSLDPAAGCADARSCVPYAWKSDLVTAGASLTRSFGWATKQDLTLGFEGRRRHFTLPDLSAYDPATVEAFRTTRVPVSDDRVGPFVQYRTYSSSFLRVLDLETLALQEDHRLGFEGYARLYASWRSIGGSRSFTGISTGASHTLPLRDGLLRAGVELISEIEAGTVTDGSVQATLRVASPRGALGRLVLDGVLLDRFRNHLDQTSSLGGDSRLRGYPTGFLVGADVLAVNLEARSTPVPLFRSVQLGAVAFVDAGDAFDRFGQLSLHRSAGLGLRLLFPQVDRIAFRVDVGFPLERPLPAGASPAAVFVRFDQGFPLYEISPRTAATR from the coding sequence GTGCTCCGGGGGGCCCTCGCCGCGCTCGCCGCGCTCCTCCTCCCGCTCCTGGCGGCGGCGCAGCCGTCGCCGCAGGCTTCGCCGCCCGCCGGCGGGACGGAGCCCTCCACCCGGGCCTTCGGCTGGTCCCCCTACGAGGAGGAGACGGTCGCGGAGGCGCTCCGGCTGCTCCGGCTCTCGCTCGACCCCGCCCCCGAGGGGAAGGTGGTCGAGTCGATCGAGACCGTCCGGCTCGAGGTGATCGAGGAGCGCGACCCGGCGCCCCGCTTCCTCAACCTCTTCCACGTCGTCACGCGCCCCGGGGTCGTGCAGCGCGAGCTGCTGCTCCGGGCCGGCGACCGCTGGCGGCAGCCGCTCGCCGACGAGTCGCAGCGGAACCTCGAGGCCCTGCCGCAGCTCTCGCTCGTGCTCGTGGTCCCGGCGAAGGGCAGCGCGCCGGACCGGGTGCGGATGGTGGTCATCACCAAGGACGTCTGGAGCCTGCGGCTCAACTGGGACATCGCCTACACCAGCGGCGGCGTCGAGTCGCTCTCGGTCCACCCCACCGAGACGAACCTCCTCGGCACCCACGAGTCGCTCGGGCTGCTCCTCGACTGGGCGCCGCTCTCGCTCGCGGTGGGGGCGCAGCTCCAGGCGCCGCGGCTGCTCGGCAACCGCGTCTCGGCGAGCGCCGAGGGCGGGCTCATCTTCGCGAACGGCTCGGGCCAGCGCGAGGGCTCCTTCGGCGCGCTCTCGCTCTCGAACCCGCTCTGGACCTCGCTCACCGAGTGGTCGTGGGGCGCGAGCGTCTCCTGGCTCGAGGAGGTGACCCGGCTCTACCAGAACGCGCACCTCGCCGCCTTCAGCCTCGACCCGGCGGCGGGCTGCGCCGACGCGCGGAGCTGCGTGCCCTACGCCTGGAAGAGCGACCTCGTCACCGCCGGCGCCTCCCTGACCCGCTCCTTCGGCTGGGCCACCAAGCAGGACCTCACCCTCGGCTTCGAGGGGCGCCGGCGCCACTTCACGCTCCCCGACCTCTCGGCCTACGACCCGGCCACGGTGGAGGCGTTCCGCACCACCCGGGTGCCGGTGAGCGACGACCGGGTCGGGCCGTTCGTCCAGTACCGCACCTACTCCTCGAGCTTCCTGCGCGTGCTCGACCTCGAGACGCTGGCGCTGCAGGAGGACCACCGGCTCGGCTTCGAGGGCTACGCCCGGCTCTACGCCTCCTGGCGCTCCATCGGCGGGAGCCGCAGCTTCACCGGGATCTCGACCGGCGCCTCGCACACCCTGCCGCTCCGCGACGGGCTCCTGCGCGCCGGCGTCGAGCTCATCTCCGAGATCGAGGCGGGGACGGTCACCGACGGCTCGGTGCAGGCCACCCTCCGCGTCGCCTCGCCGCGCGGCGCGCTCGGGCGGCTCGTGCTCGACGGCGTGCTCCTCGACCGCTTCCGCAACCACCTCGACCAGACCTCGTCGCTCGGCGGCGACTCCCGGCTGCGCGGCTACCCGACCGGCTTCCTGGTCGGCGCCGACGTGCTGGCGGTGAACCTCGAGGCCCGCTCCACGCCCGTCCCGCTCTTCCGCTCGGTGCAGCTCGGCGCGGTGGCGTTCGTGGACGCGGGCGACGCCTTCGACCGCTTCGGCCAGCTCTCGCTCCACCGGAGCGCCGGGCTCGGGCTTCGGCTCCTCTTCCCGCAGGTGGACCGGATCGCCTTCCGGGTGGACGTGGGCTTCCCGCTCGAGCGCCCCCTCCCGGCCGGCGCGAGCCCGGCGGCGGTGTTCGTCCGCTTCGACCAGGGCTTCCCGCTCTACGAGATCTCGCCGCGCACCGCGGCCACGCGGTGA
- a CDS encoding thiamine pyrophosphate-dependent enzyme, giving the protein MSLPERTLASGDEAVALAALDAGVALGTGYPGTPSTEILEAFDAAGGKAQWAPNEKVALEVGLGVAYAGARTLVTMKHVGLNVAADPLFTAAYTGVDGALVVVSADDPGMASSQNEQDNRRYAVAAGLPALEPSDSQEAYDLTLAAIELSERFKLPVLLRMTTRVCHGKSILQRRPAVPAPRPERFRRDIAGRVMIPAYARPAHRRLREKLAALADWAESAPLTRVDRGDPRLGVITAGVSYLHVREAAPDASVLKLGMVHPLPLARVRAFADSVDRCVVVEEGDPCLVEALRAAGIQVEGKAEPFRFGELNVDRVRRILAGDARPEPAPPRGKPPELCPACPYHPVYGTLQKLDCIVAGDIGCYSLGVLPPYQAMDTLVDMGAALGVGLGLRHALPEAEARRVVSVIGDSTFVHSGLTGVAEMVYNPPPTGHVVLVLDNGTTAMTGQQEHPGTGRTLEHEPTGRLSIEGVARAMGVANVDVVDPVADPAGFEALLRRRLGETALSLIVARRPCILAAPEIRKWEKAAEAKRAASACAAACLGCAPDPLSPSGGEGEGEGAAQ; this is encoded by the coding sequence ATGTCCCTCCCAGAGAGAACGCTCGCGAGCGGCGACGAGGCGGTGGCGCTCGCGGCCCTCGACGCCGGGGTCGCGCTCGGCACCGGCTACCCGGGCACCCCCTCCACCGAGATCCTCGAGGCCTTCGACGCCGCCGGCGGCAAGGCGCAGTGGGCGCCGAACGAGAAGGTGGCCCTCGAGGTCGGCCTGGGCGTCGCCTACGCCGGCGCCCGCACCCTCGTGACCATGAAGCACGTGGGCCTGAACGTGGCCGCCGACCCGCTCTTCACCGCCGCCTACACCGGCGTGGACGGCGCGCTGGTGGTGGTCTCGGCCGACGACCCGGGCATGGCCTCCTCGCAGAACGAGCAGGACAACCGGCGCTACGCGGTGGCCGCCGGCCTGCCCGCGCTCGAGCCCTCCGACTCGCAGGAGGCCTACGACCTCACCCTCGCGGCCATCGAGCTCTCGGAGCGGTTCAAGCTGCCGGTGCTGCTCCGGATGACCACCCGCGTCTGCCACGGCAAGTCGATCCTGCAGCGCCGCCCCGCCGTGCCCGCGCCGCGCCCGGAGCGGTTCCGTCGCGACATCGCCGGCCGGGTGATGATCCCGGCCTACGCCCGCCCCGCCCACCGGCGGCTGCGCGAGAAGCTCGCCGCGCTCGCCGACTGGGCCGAGTCGGCGCCCCTCACCCGCGTCGATCGCGGCGACCCGCGGCTCGGCGTCATCACCGCCGGCGTCTCCTACCTGCACGTGCGCGAGGCCGCCCCCGACGCGAGCGTCCTCAAGCTGGGGATGGTCCACCCGCTCCCGCTCGCCAGGGTGCGCGCCTTCGCCGACAGCGTGGACCGGTGCGTGGTGGTCGAGGAGGGCGATCCGTGCCTCGTCGAGGCGCTGCGGGCCGCCGGGATCCAGGTGGAGGGCAAGGCCGAGCCCTTCCGCTTCGGCGAGCTCAACGTGGACCGCGTCCGGCGCATCCTCGCCGGGGACGCCCGCCCCGAGCCCGCGCCCCCGCGCGGCAAGCCGCCGGAGCTCTGCCCCGCCTGCCCCTACCACCCGGTCTACGGCACGCTCCAGAAGCTCGACTGCATCGTGGCGGGCGACATCGGCTGCTACTCGCTCGGCGTGCTCCCGCCCTACCAGGCCATGGACACGCTCGTGGACATGGGCGCCGCGCTCGGCGTCGGCCTCGGCCTGCGCCACGCGCTCCCCGAGGCGGAGGCGCGGCGGGTGGTCTCGGTGATCGGCGACTCCACCTTCGTCCACTCCGGGCTCACCGGCGTGGCCGAGATGGTCTACAACCCGCCGCCGACCGGCCACGTGGTGCTGGTGCTCGACAACGGCACCACCGCCATGACCGGCCAGCAGGAGCACCCGGGCACCGGCCGCACCCTCGAGCACGAGCCGACCGGGCGCCTCTCCATCGAGGGGGTCGCCCGCGCCATGGGGGTCGCGAACGTGGACGTGGTGGACCCGGTGGCCGATCCGGCCGGCTTCGAGGCGCTCCTGCGCCGGCGGCTCGGCGAGACCGCGCTGTCGCTCATCGTGGCGCGCCGCCCCTGCATCCTGGCGGCGCCCGAGATCCGCAAGTGGGAGAAGGCGGCCGAGGCGAAGCGGGCCGCGAGCGCCTGCGCGGCCGCGTGCCTCGGCTGCGCGCCGGATCCCCTCTCCCCCAGCGGGGGCGAGGGCGAGGGAGAGGGGGCCGCCCAGTGA
- a CDS encoding amino acid-binding protein, producing MKLTQLSLFLENRPGQLRVPCEVLGKAGVDMLTLSLADTREFGILRLLVREPARARAALEAAGCVVKETEVLGVEVPDRPGGLGEVLAGFDRAGVGIEYSYALASGSRDGRAVLVFRVADPDGAARRLLEAGVKVLTREEVLGG from the coding sequence GTGAAGCTCACCCAACTCTCGCTCTTCCTCGAGAACCGCCCCGGCCAGCTGCGCGTCCCCTGCGAGGTGCTCGGGAAGGCCGGCGTGGACATGCTCACGCTCTCGCTCGCCGACACCCGCGAGTTCGGCATCCTGCGGCTCCTGGTCCGCGAGCCGGCCCGCGCCCGCGCCGCGCTCGAGGCGGCCGGCTGCGTGGTGAAGGAGACCGAGGTGCTGGGGGTGGAGGTGCCCGACCGGCCGGGCGGGCTCGGCGAGGTGCTGGCCGGCTTCGACCGGGCCGGGGTGGGGATCGAGTACAGCTACGCCCTCGCCTCCGGCTCGCGCGACGGGCGGGCGGTGCTGGTCTTCCGCGTCGCCGACCCGGACGGCGCGGCGCGGCGGCTGCTCGAGGCCGGCGTGAAGGTGCTCACCCGGGAAGAGGTCCTGGGGGGCTGA
- the pepF gene encoding oligoendopeptidase F, translated as MTPSPPAAPRAALRLLAALALCLAALPAGAAAVKDRSQIPEQYKWNLADIFPSAQAWAHAKAELGRRLPALARHKGHLGDSAAALLAGLDDVYGFDRELQRVSVYASTLSDEDTRAAKPREMKQSAELLQTDFAAATAWVKPELQSLDPARVRAFLAQEPKLAPYRFFVEDALRWKPHTLSAPEERIVAQAGILEGAGGAAYNVLKDADLPYPTVKLSTGEEVRLDNAAFTLHREARSRADRELVFREFFGALQGYERTMGATLYANVQAHLFDEKVHRFGSALEAALFPGNIPPEVYRQLLRDVRRSLPTLHRYLKLRQRMLGVSQLEYQDLYVPLVKEVALSYTPDQARAVTLEALAPLGRPYRDALQRGFESRWTDYLPTPGKRTGAYSTGVYGVHPYQLLNFNGTYEDLSTLAHESGHSMHTWLSMNAQPYPTADYPIFVAEVASTLNENLLVHHLLAKAKDDDTRLFLLGSNLDGLRTTLFRQALFAEFELRIHEQVEQGETLTGEGLSALYLKLVREYYGHDQGVCRVDDLARIEWAYIPHFYYDFYVWQYATSMVASTALATGLREEARQGGTSRRDAYLDLLRAGGSRYPIDLLASAGVDMRTSKPFDAAIAEMNATMDEIERILARRPARAAP; from the coding sequence GTGACCCCTTCGCCGCCCGCCGCGCCTCGCGCCGCGCTCCGCCTCCTCGCCGCCCTGGCGCTCTGCCTCGCCGCCCTGCCGGCCGGCGCCGCCGCGGTGAAGGACCGCAGCCAGATCCCGGAGCAGTACAAGTGGAACCTGGCCGACATCTTCCCCTCGGCCCAGGCCTGGGCGCACGCCAAGGCCGAGCTCGGGCGGCGGCTGCCGGCGCTCGCCCGCCACAAGGGCCACCTCGGCGACTCGGCCGCGGCGCTCCTCGCCGGCCTCGACGACGTCTACGGCTTCGACCGCGAGCTGCAGCGGGTCTCGGTCTACGCCTCGACGCTCTCCGACGAGGACACCCGCGCCGCGAAGCCGCGGGAGATGAAGCAGTCGGCCGAGCTCCTCCAGACCGACTTCGCCGCCGCCACCGCCTGGGTGAAGCCGGAGCTCCAGTCGCTCGACCCGGCCCGGGTGCGCGCGTTCCTGGCGCAGGAGCCGAAGCTCGCGCCGTACCGCTTCTTCGTCGAGGACGCCCTGCGCTGGAAGCCGCACACGCTCTCGGCGCCGGAGGAGCGGATCGTCGCCCAGGCCGGGATCCTCGAGGGGGCCGGGGGCGCCGCCTACAACGTCCTCAAGGACGCCGACCTGCCGTACCCGACGGTGAAGCTCTCCACCGGCGAGGAGGTGCGGCTCGACAACGCCGCGTTCACGCTCCACCGCGAGGCGCGCTCCCGCGCCGACCGGGAGCTGGTGTTCCGCGAGTTCTTCGGCGCGCTCCAGGGCTACGAGCGGACCATGGGCGCCACGCTCTACGCCAACGTGCAGGCCCACCTCTTCGACGAGAAGGTGCACCGCTTCGGCTCCGCGCTCGAGGCGGCGCTCTTCCCGGGCAACATCCCGCCCGAGGTCTACCGCCAGCTCCTGCGCGACGTGCGGCGCAGCCTGCCGACCCTCCACCGCTACCTGAAGCTCCGGCAGCGGATGCTGGGCGTCTCGCAGCTCGAGTACCAGGACCTCTACGTCCCGCTGGTGAAGGAGGTGGCCCTCTCGTACACGCCCGACCAGGCGCGGGCGGTGACGCTCGAGGCGCTGGCGCCGCTCGGGAGGCCCTACCGCGACGCGCTCCAGCGGGGCTTCGAGAGCCGCTGGACCGACTACCTGCCGACCCCCGGCAAGCGCACCGGGGCCTACTCCACCGGCGTCTACGGCGTGCACCCGTACCAGCTCCTCAACTTCAACGGCACCTACGAGGACCTCTCCACGCTGGCGCACGAATCGGGCCACTCGATGCACACCTGGCTCTCGATGAACGCGCAGCCCTACCCGACGGCCGACTACCCCATCTTCGTGGCCGAGGTGGCCTCCACGCTCAACGAGAACCTGCTCGTCCACCACCTGCTCGCGAAGGCGAAGGACGACGACACGCGGCTCTTCCTGCTCGGCTCGAACCTCGACGGCCTGCGCACCACGCTCTTCCGCCAGGCGCTCTTCGCCGAGTTCGAGCTGCGCATCCACGAGCAGGTGGAGCAGGGCGAGACGCTCACCGGCGAGGGGCTGTCGGCGCTGTATCTGAAGCTGGTGCGCGAGTACTACGGCCACGACCAGGGCGTCTGCCGGGTGGACGACCTCGCCCGCATCGAGTGGGCCTACATCCCGCACTTCTATTACGACTTCTACGTCTGGCAGTACGCCACGAGCATGGTGGCCTCGACCGCGCTCGCGACCGGCCTCCGCGAGGAGGCGAGGCAGGGCGGGACGAGCCGGCGCGACGCCTACCTCGACCTCTTGCGGGCCGGCGGCTCGCGCTACCCCATCGACCTGCTCGCCTCGGCCGGCGTGGACATGCGCACCTCGAAGCCGTTCGACGCCGCCATCGCCGAGATGAACGCCACCATGGACGAGATCGAGCGGATCCTGGCGCGGCGGCCGGCGCGGGCGGCGCCGTAG
- a CDS encoding 2-oxoacid:acceptor oxidoreductase family protein produces MKPTVTNVIVAGLGGQGVIKASDILADVALRAGLDVKKAEVHGMSQRGGSVSSDVRFGEEVLSPMVPPGEADFLLVLAPSEVEVNRPSLRAGGVLLAPDLVPEDQLANKRSLNVALLGALSAHLDLPEALFLEAVRAALPERLHAVNEAAFAAGRAAGAAAARARTA; encoded by the coding sequence GTGAAGCCCACCGTGACCAACGTCATCGTCGCCGGGCTCGGCGGCCAGGGCGTGATCAAGGCCTCCGACATCCTCGCGGACGTCGCCCTGCGCGCCGGGCTCGACGTGAAGAAGGCGGAGGTCCACGGCATGAGCCAGCGCGGCGGCTCGGTGTCGAGCGACGTCCGCTTCGGCGAGGAGGTGCTCTCGCCCATGGTGCCGCCGGGCGAGGCCGACTTCCTCCTGGTGCTCGCGCCCTCCGAGGTGGAGGTGAACCGCCCCTCGCTCCGGGCCGGCGGCGTCCTGCTCGCCCCCGACCTGGTCCCCGAGGACCAGCTCGCGAACAAGCGCAGCCTGAACGTGGCGCTGCTCGGCGCGCTCTCGGCGCACCTCGACCTGCCCGAGGCGCTCTTCCTCGAGGCGGTGCGCGCCGCGCTGCCGGAGCGGCTCCACGCGGTCAACGAGGCGGCCTTCGCGGCCGGGCGGGCCGCCGGCGCGGCCGCGGCCCGGGCGCGGACGGCGTGA